TCACATTACTCCCCCTAATCCTGACATGGTTCTAAGTCACGGAGCCGAGTAGTTGTCGCATGACACCATGGGCAGTCCATCTTTGTTTTCCGGTATTAACGAAATCAATCACAATTTGTCCACCTTTGGTTCTTGGCATATGTTGCATACCTACCACGTCCGCTTCGCTGCCAAGTTCGCCTCCTGCAAACTTGGGCTTGGAACGTGCCCAATGCACTGCCAATCCTCTGCTTGGTATGGCTTGCGCCCATGCCACACTTGCTGATTTGCCAAGTCTTCCTCCTGTAAGACTTGGGCTTGGGCAGCCTTGCACTATCGCTCTGCTTGGCATGCCTTGCGTGCATGCCCGACTCGGATGTATGCCAAGTCTGCCTCCTGCAGACTTGCACATGGACAGTGCCCCGCGCACTGCTGGTTCGCTGCTTTGCATGTGCCCTAGCCAGGTTGGGTCTTCTAGTCTTGTTAGGAGACATGCTTGCTTGAATATCTTCAAGGTTATCTTGTACAAACGATTTTGTGTTCGCTTTATCAGCATCAAGAGcttcccgctcctatcaatcTCCTTCATGGTATCTCCTTTCATATGCACTTCATTCCCAGCTTCTGTCAATTGACCAAGACTTATGATATTACTGCAAAGTTTCGGAATGTAGTATACCTTGTGGAGAGCTTTCTGGTCGCCGttcttgcattcgaacacaaccgtccccttgcccatgatcttaatggttgatccatcgccaaacctcaccctcccggtgatggtttcatctagttcttgaaacttctcaCGATAGCCAGTCATGTGGTTATTGGCACCGTTGTCAAGGTACCAGACGTCTTTATCTTCTCCTTTCTCAACGCTGCGATACATCTCCGGTAGGAACCTATCTTCACTGAGTAGAATGATATCCTGCCGCTCACGCCTAGTGTGAGACTCCTCGTGGGACACGGTCATCATCAGTGCTGGCTCTTCATCGGTGGCGTAAGTGAGCCTCATCATCACGACGCTTGTTGTAGCACTCGGACGCAAAATGCCCCATTTTTTCGCAATTGAAACACTTTATATGACTCTTGTCTCGAGTGCCACTGTTGTTGCTGCTAGTGCCTCCTGCACTGTCTTGGCTCGGTGTACCATAGCCACGATCGCGCCCTCGCCCACGTCCACGCCATTTGCCACGACTAGGGCTGCTGGACCCACGCCCCTTTTCTCCTGACGAAGTGTCCACGTTGCTCCCCTTCTGTCGCATTTGCCATTCGACATGAGTAAGTAGGAGCTCTTCTTCAGTGCCGTTGGTGTTGTAGCGTAATCGTAATGTTCGTTCCTCGTACGCCTTCAGTTGCCCAATAGTCTCCTCAAATAGTATCGTCTCAAGGTCGTGAAACTGCTCAATACCGGCAACAATAGGGAAGAACTTATCAGGGACAGAATCGAGTAACTTCTTTACCAAAGATGAATCTTCAAGCGTGGCACCAAGGGCGGAGAACTTGCTACTCATGGCACtgagtttgccagcaaactcatcaatcgtGTTGGTCTCCGTCATCCGGAGGGCGTCAAACTCACTCTTCAACGTTTGTACGCGTGTCTTCTTCACTCGATCACTTCCAAGGTACCTCGTCTTGAGGTTGTCCCAGACTTCCTTCGCCGTCTTCTTTTTTGCGATCTAGAGAAGTATGTCTTTGGGGACACACTGCAAGATGTATGCACGTGCCTTTTTATCCTTCTTTGCATCTACCTGGGCTCCTTCCACTGGCTCCACCGCCTCCCAGACTCCTTGGGCATCAAGGATCGCCTCTGTCTTTATTGCCCACATAGTATAATTGTGAGGGCTTAGCATCGGATAGGGAAATGACACTCCGCCGTTTTCCTTTACAACAACTTGTGGGATGCCAGACATTTTTTGGAATCGTGGATTCTTGGGTGTTCTATACTGCCAAGGCTCTGGATACCAAATGTTGGCTTAGAATTAATGATTAGCACACCCAAAACACACAGCACACAGGAATACACAAGAAGAATAGGACAAATAGAAATTAAACTTATGAAAGGAAACCTTACATCGAGAGATATCTTCTACATGCCTCTACGACTCTTTCTATAGCATCACAAATGATAAGATGAGCACGAACCatgagatccataaaaataggatctagatgagatccataaaaataggatctagatccataaaaataggtaGACCGAGTAATAACCAATTatcaagataataaaaaatttaaaaaaaaactaatgacGTGGAGGGATTATTTTCTCACAGTCCATCTACCAGGACGTCCGCATATATATATTCCACTTTGTGCCTCTGTCGGGGAGCACATCTTCCTCTGCGCCACCATAGACGGCAAGCTCTACATGAGCGCCTACACACCGACAAGTCCGGTGGACGTGGTCGGCCACTTCGAGTTACTCGTCAAGGTCTACTTCAAGGGCGAGTGTCCTAAATTCCCTGTAACAACGAACTGAGCTCATGTCACAGCAGCTCCGACACATAATTCCTTAAACTGACTGCAGTGGCTTCCTGATAGACGGAAGCAACAAGAGGTAGGTTTTCATGGTGGTGGGCGCCGGTGGAACGGGGATCACGCTGATGTACCAACTGACCCAGGCAATTCTACATAGCCCGGAGGACCTAACGGAGATGCACCTGGTGTACGTCAATCGGTCGGAGGACGACATATTGCAGCAGGAGGAACTGGAAGGACGGGTGCACCGACGACTAGAGCAGTTCAAGGTGTGATACGCAATCAACTAGGCAAAGCGGGATCGGAGTGGCGGGACAGCATGGGATTTCAGCGACGACGACATGCTCCGGCTCGCTGGCCGGCCGACGCGGATGATCCAATTTCTGGTCATACCACAGAGAAGATGAACTGTGACATGACTAATTTGCTATTACTATTTCGATTAATAGAATAAATTCTGCATTTACATCTGTTCTATTAATTCTTTATAAGAATACTAATCCTCTGTTTATTAGAATTCTAATTATCGACTTGGAGGAAATACGGTGGCATGGTTAAGTTGATATTCGGTACAAATTGAAtcgaataaattaatttttttaacaaatcaaACTGAATTaaccaaattatttttaaataaaaactaatttaattaatatttttattcgaTTTATCCGTTtaactaaattataaaatttaaaatccaaatccaaccaactaaatttacaaaaaaatcaatcaaattgaatttttaaattatatcggttcagttaatttaattttactaaaTTTTACTCACTCCTAACGAGATCTTATTATTCTAAGGTCATAATTTTAATTTGGAATTTCGAATTTGGAATCAGACTTTGTTAATGCTTACATGTATAGAATATAAAATCTATAGTTTTACAAAAATTGTAACTGTTAAATTTCGAACCTAAAAGTATTGTTTAGATCTTTTTTAAGCCTATGGAAAATCATtttactatttttaattatttatttataatatttaggatatttttaatatTTCTGATATTTGTGAGTTAAGATTTATCTATATGTtccattttaataattttttatgttagAATTTTTTTGATACTAATATCTAATTTTTGTTCACTAATCTTAAGATTATTTCAATTTGTGtgagaattttacaattttaaattTGTGTGTGATaaagagcaaaaataaataaataaatcttctaCTATTCTTTATTTCATGCCTaaatgtttttgtttttgttttattttgttaaattctGAATCATGTGGTAAAGAGCGAAAGAAGATCAAATTTTACGGAACACAATGCTAGTGTTCCTGGTCCAAAGCTTGATCCGAGAACATATGTACAGAGAGGGCCTAACAAGATAACCAAAGTCTATATTTGTCACAATGCAACTCCCTATAAATTGTGTTGCCTCCATTGCTGAATTGCTAGTTGTTCTCTTCTGTTCCTTGGAGCAAAAAGGTTAGCTAGCATcttattaatataaatattatattttagataatgaaatctttctttctcttttcttccttcatTATACTGTAGATGGAAGGTGAAGGGAATGTGAGTCATgcaaagaaggaaaaggagaagaCGAACGATCCCGTCAAGCTTAGGATGAAGGTGGAAAAGCTCGATGCCAAGATTGATGCATTGAAAGCCAAAAAGGAGGAGATCATAAAGCAATTATATGATCTTGAAGGAGCTGGATCTTGAGCAATTGTTGACCTCCATGAAGATCGGTCGATAACATTATTCTTTATTGTTTGTTGTTTCATTTAACCGAAATTTCTGTTTTCATCCTTGAGTGGGCAATAAACTTTAACAGGGTTGGATAAAGGGTAACATAGAAGCTATAATTCTACGGCCAATACTTTGCAATCGCATTCAATGTTCCAGAGTGAAAAGGATGAAGATGACACCCCATTGCATCCCTTCACCATGCCAACTGTCTAAGACAAAGATGTTAACCAAGGCAATACTTTACAATCGAACGCATTCGACATTAATTCAGATCTTTTGTCCCAAAATACCTGTCCTCATGTCCCTTTGTCGATCGGACAGTCATGACATCCTTGAGATATGTGTGATATCCTCGTGATATACAAGACATCCTTGAAATGTAATCTTACCTGTCCGGTCGGCAAAGGGAGATGGAGATAGATATCTCGGGACAACATGAACACATCTTCAGATCAACATCCTCATTTGACACCCACCCACCGAGATGAACTGCATAATTCTTGAAAATGTGCATCTGCAAGTAAGATTTGTCCCCTGTTCCTTTCACGCTAACTGACTTCTTTTCCGCGTTATAGGTAGAAAAACAAGCAGCAACCGATCGCCAAAACATAACACATGGTTGGTGCAGGGCCTATTTAACTTCAAAATATAACTGTCCGAGTTAGATGATTCAAGAACAGGTCTCTTGTCAATACATATTACAATGGAAGTTTTTCCTATTCTGTGTGGTGTTTCGAGTGATTGCATCATCGTACCGTTTGGCTACTTCCAGAGCTTTACAAATTTATCGTGACGGGCTGATGCAATTACTCCGGTGACATTTGAAACTGCCAAAGCTGCAATCAGACCTTCATGAGCAGTACGAGTCATGGTCTTGTTCTTCTCCATGTCCCAAAATTCTAGAGACTGCAATGAGAATAGCAACTTCAATCAGTACTAATTAGTGGAGAgaaaaaagggaaacaaaaatacCACAAAGTCCATACAACTATTAGGGGTGCAAGTTAAGAAACGAAGCTTCGATGATTGTTACTATAATTCTAGGTATACAAAAGCGAGTTCGACGCAGCCAACTTGCCTAGTAGCAACCAATTATGAGCACCTTAGGATAGTTAGGGTGAAAAACACATGAATGAAACTTGCTGCCCCTCCGGCGACGTCTGTGACGCCTCCATCCACGGCGCGCCCGACCTCTCTCACTTCGCCGCCATCCGTGAGGCTGAGCGCAGGCCGGTTCAGTACACGCTCGTCTCCAAGAAGTCCATCTACCAGGATGTCCGCATATACGTATTCCACTTTGTGCCCGCGTCGAGAAGCACATCTTACTCTGCGCCACCATAGACGGCAAGCTCTGCATGTGCGCCTACACACAGACGAGTCCGGTGGACGTGGTCGGCCACTTTGAGCTACTCGTCAAGGTCTACTTCAAGGGCGGCGAGGGCCCTAAATTCCTAACAGCGAACTGAGCTCATGGCACAGCAGCTCCGGTCGCATAATTCCTTAAAATTAAACTGACTGCAGTGGCTTCCTGATAGACAGAAGCAACAAGATATAGGTTTTCATGGCGGTGGGCACCGGTGGAACGGGGATCATGCCGATATACCAACTGACCCAGGCAGTTCTACATAGCCCGGAGGACCTAACAGAGATGCACCTGGTGTACGCCAATCGGTCGGAGGATGACATATTGCAGCAGGAGGAGGGAAGGACGGGCGCACCCCGTCCTTGACCGCGACCAGAGCAATTCAAGGTGTGATACGCAATTAACAAGGCAAAGCGGGATCGGAGTGGCGGGACAGCATGGGATTTCAGCGACGACGGCATGCTCCGGCTCGCTGGCCGGCCGACGCGGATGATCCAATTTCTGGTCGTACCACATAGAAGATGAACTGTGACATGACTAATTTGCTATTACTATTTTGATTAATAGAATAAATTCTGCATTTACATCTGTTCTATTAATTTTTATAGGAATACTAATCCTCTGTTTATTAGAATTCTAACTATCGACTTGGAGGAAATAAGGTGACATGGTTAAGTTGATATTCGGTACAAATTGAACCGACAGAATgggataaattaattttttttaacaaatcaaACTGACACAACTGATATTAAccgaattatttttaaataaaaactaatttaattaatattcttaTTCAATTTATCCGTTTAaccaaattataaaatttaaaatccaaatGCAAccaactaaattttaaaaaaatcaatcgaattgaatttttaaattatatcgGTTCGGTTAATTTAGCTTTATTAAATTTTTACTCACTCCTAACGAGATCTTATTATTCTAAGGTCATAATTTTAATTCGGAATTTGGAATCAGACTTTGTTAATGTTTACATGGATAGAATATAAAGATCTATAGTTTTGCAAAAATTATAACCATCAAATTTCGAACCCAAAAGTATCCTTTAGGTCTTTTTTAAAGCCTGCGGAAAATCATtttactatttttaattatttatttataatatttagtatatttttaatatttttgatatttgtGAGTTAAGATTTATCTGTATGTtccattttaatattttttttatattagaattttttttatataatatctCATTTTTGTTGACTAATCTTAAGATTATTCGTCCGGttctatgaaaattttctacCCATCATCAAGTTAAATTGAGAAGTACTCATAATAAACCTATTAATTTAGTATTCTTAAATCAACCACTTATTAATTTAACAAGATTAAAACTTAATCTATACATGTTTGAGAAACTAAGAAGTAGAAGTTGTAGTTGTAATCGCTCTACCTCATGACACTatcaacttggagaagaggaAGTATGACACGACCAATTCATTACTACTATTTTAATTAATGAAACGTCACTAATTCTTCAAGAGATCTAAATGCAATGAAAAATTAGTCCaattatatatgtttttttgATGGTTTACTTTAATTCCAAGTCAATCACTTCATCTTTTAAAACTATCAACTTGGAGACGTTGAAGTTTCACATGACCAATTCGAAACTATCAACTTGAAGATGAAGTATGACACCAAGAATCGATTCAATTATACTCTTTTTTGTAGTTTACTTGAATTATAAATCAAAGACAACTGAATTAATCAAATCTCAAGAAGAATTAATACAACACAACAAAAATACATGGTATCGTAACCAAAAATCTCCCTCTCGGAGGTAAAAAAAAAAGGACTTATGGTGAGAAAAGGAATCAAAGACTATAATCAGTTTATATAGATAAAAAAAAGATCATTTGCTAGATGCTCTGCACATTTTGCTTAGTAGAAGTTGAAGTTGGGGATCAGGATAAGAGCTTACTTTCCCTTCCATCATGGCCAATCTGATTCGATCTGCCATTTGGTTAGCACGATGGTCCGTTCTGTTCCATGTGGACTCTTTCGCTCCGAGTATGTTGAGCCATGCCACCGATGGAAGGCAAATAAACATATGAAGCTCCCAAAAGGCAAGGCGACTTGATCTGAACGATGTGCAATTGCTCAGAGTGATGTGAAGTAATTTGCATTAAGTCCTCTTGTAAAACAGAACATAAGCCGCTGAAGTTTTGATATTTGCTTTGGTAAGCCAGCAATATGGTTTGTCAAATCCAGATCTCGGATAGGGAATTCTACCAATGTCTCGAGCTTGTTTTTTGTGCATCTGGTATATGAGAACCTTTTTAAATGAAGACAAGAACTTCAGGCAACCTCCAGAGATCAAACCTTTTGGTAGCTTGTTGATGCTTTCTCACAACTCGGGCAATACCTGTTATAAGAGAGTTAATTCTTCTGAGCAAGTACAAATATAGAggtacaacaaaaaaaaaactccagAAAGTATTTGCAAAAGTCAAACAAAAATATAAGGACAAAGTAGCATCAAGCTCTATTCACAAATATATATCCCAACTAAAGAAATCACATTCTACATGTTGGTGAAGTATTAACACTTTGGCCAATATCTAAGgaggtgtttggttaaataatGAGAATGACTATGCGTATGAGTTTAATAGTAGGGTAGAATGaaaataggaatggaaatgaaacctagcaagttatatgagtttggttgattccataaatctagaaatcattcccaaaatgtcattcccaaacccacaatccaaacactatcttttactatcattccattccctcattcccaaatccatcaaccaaacacccccttaatcTCCGACAAGATAATTTCTAAATACTTTTACATATGATCAATAGGAATATCAGATGTTGACTGTCCAACATGGGTACAAAGAAAGGTTAAGAGTCCAAATATCTGAGGTCAAGATTAGACGTGTTAGTCAGATCTTTATTAATTCTGATCGTATTTTCTCATGATGATCTACATTCTATTATTGTTTCTAGTAATAGTATTTAATTGGATGGAGTAGATTTTTGCAAACTAATGCCtccaaaaatatttacaaatgcaTATGAAAAATACATGATTTTATTCTATTTGTCTGGGAATTCTTACGAGCAGAAAAGATCACAGCTAACATTGTGTAGAAACTCCAATCTAGTAGATTGTTTTATATGAGTGGGATGCAATGAATGAGATATCTTGACTTAATTGTACATATCAACAAATTACTCAACATCAACAGGAGTTGAACACAAATACATCGAAGAATCTGAGAAACCACTGAGGAAGAAAGGGAAAATCCCTTCCACTTATCAAACTTACTATGTCAGTCTAGTATAACCAAATAAGCAAATATTGATAAAACTTGATGTTTGTAAGGCCCTGTATGCAAAATTAATGCAATAATAGAAACAATGTGGAACTACTCTCCTCAAGAAAGTagcttaagttctaaaagtcttgTATGCATTACTGCAAACTTAATACATTGAAATTTAAGAATATCCAAacatgaaatttgattttgatagGAAAACAATAACTTCACAAACACGCggagcaaaaacaaatagagatTATAAAGTTCACTCTTCCATCTTTGGTGTGCAAAAATCACAACTGGAGATTTTTCAGCATCTTTTGGTATCAGGGATATTGAATCTGATGGCTCATCCAGAAAACGGATAATGCAATAGCATAAACTTGTGGATGCTTCAATAATGGTTAATTCATTACTAAAGCAAAAGTTCATTGATTGaatataacattttttttttgtttttagaaGAACATACCTCGGCAATCAATAGACTCTCATCGTCTCTCAATGAAGAAGCAACACCTAGAACCTGAATAAGGTCCTTCAGTTTCTCAGATTTGAGCACATTTATTGTGTGAGCAGATGACTCAGTATTACAATCAGTACTGAAAATAGCAACAGTCATGTTCATGCATTGTGTTAATCTTACTAGTGTTATATTGACCAATCTAATCTCACTTATCTAGACGCTCGATATACTTGTATCCTTAGACTCCttgtttataaaaggaaagataatCTAATGGAGTTATGATGTGGTGTGATGTAAGTGTAATGGCAACTTAATAGGTATCTCTTCAAGAGACCATGAAAAATTCGTATATTTTTGACCTTGCGTTTTTTGGTTTGAATCTTTACCTTCTTCATGTTCACTATGTTTTTCACTTCAACAGTGTACAAGAAAACTAAGGATGCATTTGGTAGAGGGTTATTTGTTAAATATCAactccaacccaaataaaggataaaacttatccaataaaagataagagttatagataagatttgctatttaattatttatttttctaatagataaagatgacgacttggtaaaagataaaattaaatgtgtggtcaagagtgtttttctcatttcatggataagaattacaatttcaatggctaggatttaatttaattgaacggtccaaattgtatgaagagtactataaatactctaccttgtatttagtttcattcatcaatcaagtatcaatttgtgagtcaaagtttttttatctcttctttgtcttagaattgtgagtgatccacaaaaaaggtgttgtagtgttgttattgttagtgtaagacaaataatttatttacttgtttgttgctccgattttcaacaattggtatcagagccaagttaatcAGGGATTATTCTTGGTGGAGCTATCTTAGATTGTGAGGAGTTTTATGCTTTACAAGTTTTTTAATCAAACTTGTTTGGTATAATCAAAGCTTTTCGATGTGATGGGGGACCTTCAAGTAGTAGGAGGTATCAAGAAGCtcaacaacaaaaactacaacaTGTGGGCAACATGCATGGAGTCTTAACTACAAGGTCAAGATctttgggaggttgttggtggtaGTGAAGCTACGCAGCCGGCAGAAGACGCCAATGGCATTTTGCGAAAATGGAAGATTAAGGCAGGTAAAGCAATGTTTGCCTTAAAGATCACAATTGAAGAAGAAATGTTGGAGCACATCCGAGATGCCAAAACACCAAAGGAAGTGTGGGATATCTTTGCTACACTTTTTTCAAAGAAGAATGATACAAGATTGCAacttctggagaacgagctattgTCAATAGCGCAATGTAACAAGACGATTGCCCAATACTTCCACAAGGTGAAGTTGATATGTCGCGAAATTTCAGAGCTAGATCCATCAGCTCCTATTGGGGAAGCAAGGataaaaagaataattattcATGGTTTGAGGCCAGAATATCGAGGATTTATTGCTGCTATACAAGGATGGCCAACACATCCATCgcttcttgaatttgaaaatttacttgCAGGTCAAGAAGCTATGACTAAGCAAATGGGAGGACTCTCActaaaagatgaagaagaagcgcTCTACACCAACAAAAATAAAGGCAACTTCAAATGACACACTGGTGGATCTAAAAAGGATGGCGACAAAGGAAAAATCTATCATGGGAATGGAGGCTCTCGTCCAGGGGGAGCCTCGAAGAATTATGGTGATCGTAAAAAATTTTCTGGCGAGTGTTACAATTGTGGGAAGGTGGGCCACATGGCAAAAGATTGTTGGTCCAAGAAAAGGTTCATTCAAAGCAACACGGCTACTTCCAATTCTAAAGAGAATAGCGAAGATGATTGGGATGCTGAAGCTTTGATGGCTACGGAGGAAAAAGACTTGGCTCTCACAACAACGCCAGAACAGATTGACTACAAAAATGATTGGATCGTGGATTCAGGCTGCTCAAATCATATGACGGGTGATaaagaaaaattgcaaaacttATCTCAATACAAAGGAGCTCGTATGGTGGTTACAGCTTACAACTCAAGGTTACCAATAGCACATGTTGGTAAGACGGTAATTACGCACATGTTGGTAAGACGGTAATTACGCCTCAATATAATTCTAACCAAGTGCCTCTTCAAGATATCTATCATGTCCCAGGAATGAAGAAGAATTTACTGTCTGTGGCCCAATTAACATCTTCAAGTCATTATGTTCTATTTGGTCCTGAAAATGTAAAGGT
This genomic stretch from Zingiber officinale cultivar Zhangliang chromosome 7A, Zo_v1.1, whole genome shotgun sequence harbors:
- the LOC121999711 gene encoding uncharacterized protein LOC121999711 yields the protein MSGIPQVVVKENGGVSFPYPMLSPHNYTMWAIKTEAILDAQGVWEAVEPVEGAQIAKKKTAKEVWDNLKTRYLGSDRVKKTRVQTLKSEFDALRMTETNTIDEFAGKLSAMSSKFSALGATLEDSSLVKKLLDSVPDKFFPIVAGIEQFHDLETILFEETIGQLKAYEERTLRLRYNTNGTEEELLLTHVEWQMRQKGSNVDTSSGEKGRGSSSPSRGKWRGRGRGRDRGYGTPSQDSAGGTSSNNSGTRDKSHIKCFNCEKMGHFASECYNKRRDDEAHLRHR